A genomic stretch from Apis cerana isolate GH-2021 linkage group LG7, AcerK_1.0, whole genome shotgun sequence includes:
- the LOC108002448 gene encoding eukaryotic translation initiation factor 4E transporter isoform X4, producing MKLDTRGVISSNWYRRPRKRPLVGPTGSPLLDATLAVQTRAFRWFRKNKSVNITKRVTFRDEAIISMSVAGEVTDTSIMEVGRSRPQFQYSREELMLIKSLPLSKRRPDFLDTSYNNSRGVWDPERWHSGRKRSDTPPKDERTGRGDQVTENHNKRRNGDPRERIRKEQDGIVLSPQRRSFNSGCFVNVNQPSNRRPESPIGKTEVSHREPVRRIGSGRILTRDIWDFRPENEKLEPAFRSGAGGTSMRDRDNRDIRDGKDRENARERDRDRDNLRERDERNERFERRSFGRDYSDRERERDRDRATERNDRNHQSERDKDRGRERRFSNDRRRTYSENRSDADEPEWFSSGPTSQHDTIELRGFEDIPEEKAVNNNNSNTKNKKQTPVQKKRGKKNSLEKDEKQNENSTGPKGRSTPTTMDQSLNVVVAPHSPISEQNESSSLVQKTNHDSNVSAMTEQSCETTDNSSTINQNQEDSHPDFNLDEFLKSDTFPGVPGLLTNGVGSNGGSCSRFSQWFKRESPVQQVDSRRTSIQDDILNNLLNDITEPNIQIPSVTESNTYFAPISPANTTTTNNTTSNTTSVKLLEMLQRGNKSSQNGQGDAANTVIPMMKSSSIKDMVGGKIVHSLEELEARMRGGVPPPTSSTDQPHVNKTEEDLSAFKKLLAQVTGGQAIPAANGPISQKQPVTLIQLLNSQLKTQPIAPQQSVPEPMHTTTFNHVGSIGPTQHPHQAQMQHENLMKVLQIQQQQKQHHQQQQHSDMLSMMMGGQRMLGMSPVPPEMQIMLSNAPTSQELLQRPEAQAIIQGLQQGEITRQHLIQQLQNPAMQHRHREVLVNILKMYGGTTPRTISPHPSAPTPQDHILQQMLYQQQQQRIPSPMNNVMQHRVPSPREIVMHAQSIMQSALIKKKLEEQRENFRKRQDQQQQQQQQQAQQRASSPVNSPAKQTMSPTPLAFTPTSVLRKMTADKEPEGNSNDPSKLGTQSQTSQMQQMQSAVQLLTQGVLSRHNTLRPQSVQSTWSNPTIKQHPGRPIVKGGGGGGGNGGNQFQYGGNSDFQQQQQQQQQQHRTVSSVYGNPARSKHTMTSSIAHHNVPQYNVAQNSMINQRSNSMNNQMKIQQAPSHLANMQHQPPQQQQRILNSQMQMVLNQNYNSSRADGRVMRSQQLNMPVGRQASPGLGYVGSNGGDLSPTSNQLARWFSPELLAQARAGKLPELVQTNVLSLEELERLQHASTTVHN from the exons atgaaGCTAGACACACGCGGTGTTATTAGTTCGAATTGGTATCGTCGACCACGAAAACGTCCGCTGGTAGGACCCACAGGGTCTCCTCTCCTAGACGCGACTTTAGCTGTGCAAACTAGAGCTTTTCGATGGTTTCGCAAAAATAAATCTGTCAACATTACAAAGCGAGTCACATTTC gAGATGAAGCAATTATATCTATGTCGGTAGCCGGGGAAGTAACCGACACTTCAATTATGGAAGTAGGCCGTTCAAGACCTCAATTCCAATATTCCCGG GAGGAATTAATGCTGATAAAGAGTTTGCCATTATCTAAGAGGAGACCTGATTTCTTAGATACCTCATATAACaa ttcgCGTGGTGTGTGGGATCCTGAACGTTGGCATTCGGGTAGGAAGCGAAGCGATACACCACCGAAAGATGAAAGAACTGGACGTGGTGATCAAGTTACTGAAAATCATAACAAACGTCGCAATGGAGATCCACGTGAACGAATTCGTAAGGAACAAGATGGAATAGTATTGAGTCCTCAACGTAGAAGTTTTAATTCAGGTTGTTTTGTCAACGTGAATCAACCTTCGAATCGACGTCCTGAAAGTCCAATAGGAAAAACAGAG gtTAGCCATAGAGAACCTGTTCGACGAATAGGAAGCGGTAGAATTTTAACTCGCGATATATGGGACTTTAGACCAGAGAATGAGAAATTAGAACCTGCTTTTCGATCTGGAGCAGGTGGTACTTCTATGCGTGATCGTGATAACAGGGATATTCGTGATGGAAAAGATCGAGAGaatgcgagagaaagagatcgtGATCGCGATAATTTGCGTGAACGAGATGAGAGAAACGAACGGTTCGAAAGACGATCTTTTGGTCGTGATTATAGtgatagagaaagagaacgaGATCGAGATAGAGCAACTGAACGAAATGATCGTAATCATCAATCGGAACGTGATAAAGATCGCGGTCGCGAACGAAGATTTAGTAATGATCGTAGACGAACTTATAGCGAAAATCGTAGTGATGCGGATGAACCAGAATGGTTTAGTTCTGGACCAACATCTCAACATGATACTATTGAATTAAGAGGTTTTGAAGATATCCCTGAAGAAAAAGCGGTGAACAATAACAATAgcaatactaaaaataaaaaacaaactcCAGTTCAGAAAAAGcgcggaaagaaaaattcattggaaaaagatgaaaagcaaaatgaaaattcaacaGGTCCGAAAGGACGAAGTACACCGACTACGATGGATCAATCTTTAAATGTTGTAGTCGCGCCCCATTCGCCGATTTCAGAACAAAATGAATCATCATCTCTTGTACAAAAAACTAATCACGATTCTAATGTGAGTGCCATGACTGAACAAAGTTGTGAGACAACGGATAATTCTAGTACCATTAATCAAAACCAAGAGGATAGTCATCCTGATTTCAAtcttgatgaatttttaaaatctgataCATTCCCTGGCGTACCTGGGCTTTTAAct aatggaGTCGGTTCAAATGGAGGTTCTTGTTCCCGATTTAGTCAATGGTTTAAAAGAGAAAGTCCAGTTCAACAAGTGGATAGTCGTAGAACTTCTATACAGgatgatatattgaataatcttCTTAATGATATTACTGAgccaaatattcaaattccgTCAGTGACAGAATCTAATACATATTTTGCTCCCATTTCTCCTGCTaatacaacaacaacaaataaTACTACATCTAACACTACTAGCGTAAAATTGCTAGAAATGCTGCAGCGTGGAAACAAATCAAGTCAGAATGGACAAGGAGATGCAGCTAATACTGTCATACCAATGATGAAAAGTTCATCCATTAAAGATATGG TTGGTGGAAAAATTGTGCATAGTCTTGAAGAATTAGAAGCACGTATGCGGGGTGGCGTTCCCCCACCTACTTCTTCGACTGATCAACCTCATGTAAATAAGACTGAAGAAGATCTCTCTGCGTTTAAAAAAttg ctTGCTCAAGTAACTGGAGGACAGGCTATACCAGCGGCAAACGGTCCTATTTCACAAAAACAACCTGTAACACTCATACAA TTACTTAACTCACAACTGAAAACACAACCAATTGCTCCCCAACAGTCAGTTCCGGAACCAATGCATACTACAACATTTAATCATGTTGGTTCTATTGGGCCAACTCAACATCCACATCAGGCACAAATGCaacatgaaaatttaatgaaagtatTACAGATTCAA caaCAACAGAAACAACATCATCAACAACAACAGCATTCAGATATGTTATCTATGATGATGGGTGGTCAACGAATGTTAGGTATGAGTCCCGTTCCTCCGGAAATGCAAATAATGTTGAGTAATGCTCCAACAAGTCAGGAACTTCTCCAAAGACCGGAAGCTCAAGCAATTATTCAAGGTCTACAACAAGGAGAAATAACTAGACAACATCTTATACAACAATTACAG AATCCAGCCATGCAACATCGTCACAGGGAAGTCttagtaaatattttgaaaatgtatgGTGGCACTACGCCGCGTACTATAAGTCCGCATCCTAGTGCACCTACACCTCAAGATCATATTTTGCAACAAATGTTATatcagcagcaacaacaaagGATTCCATCTCCTATGAATAATG tgATGCAGCATAGGGTTCCTTCACCGCGGGAAATTGTTATGCATGCTCAATCTATAATGCAAAGTgctttaattaagaaaaagttgGAGGAACAACGTGAAAACTTCCGAAAGCGACAAGatcaacaacaacagcaacaacaacaacaagctCAACAAAGAGCATCAAGTCCTGTTAACTCACCAGCAAAACAAACTATGAGTCCAACACCACTTGCTTTTACTCCGACATCAGTGTTACGTAAAATGACTGCCGATAAGGAACCTGAGG gtaATAGTAATGATCCATCGAAATTGGGAACTCAATCACAAACATCTCAAATGCAACAAATGCAATCTGCAGTTCAATTGTTAACACAAGGAGTTCTTTCTCGACATAATACTTTACGACCACAGTCTGTTCAATCTACTTGGTCAAATCCAACTATAAAACAACATCCAg GTCGACCTATAGTAaaaggtggtggtggtggtggtggtaatGGTGGTAATCAATTCCAATACGGTGGAAACTCAGATTtccaacagcagcagcaacaacaacagcaacaacataGAACGGTTTCAAGCGTGTATGGTAATCCTGCACGCTCCAAACATACTATGACTAGTTCCATAGCACATCATAATGTTCCACAATACAATGTTGCTcaaaattcaatgataaatcAGAGGTCGAATAGTATGAATAATCAAATGAAGATACAACAAGCTCCATCACATCTAGCTAATATGCAACATCAACCACCGCAGCAACAACAACGGATTCTTAATTCACAAATGCAAATGGTCTTAAATCAAAACTATAACTCCAGTCGTGCag atGGGCGAGTAATGCGGTCGCAGCAATTGAATATGCCCGTAGGTCGGCAAGCATCACCAGGTTTAGGATACGTGGGTAGCAATGGTGGAGATCTTTCACCAACTTCAAATCAGTTGGCACGATGGTTTAGTCCAGAACTTCTTGCACAAGCTCGAGCTGGTAAGCTACCAGAGCTTGTCCAGACAAATGTTTTATCATTGGAGGAATTAGAAAGACTTCAACATGCATCAACTACAGTGcataattag
- the LOC108002448 gene encoding eukaryotic translation initiation factor 4E transporter isoform X1, producing the protein MKLDTRGVISSNWYRRPRKRPLVGPTGSPLLDATLAVQTRAFRWFRKNKSVNITKRVTFRDEAIISMSVAGEVTDTSIMEVGRSRPQFQYSREELMLIKSLPLSKRRPDFLDTSYNNSRGVWDPERWHSGRKRSDTPPKDERTGRGDQVTENHNKRRNGDPRERIRKEQDGIVLSPQRRSFNSGCFVNVNQPSNRRPESPIGKTEVSHREPVRRIGSGRILTRDIWDFRPENEKLEPAFRSGAGGTSMRDRDNRDIRDGKDRENARERDRDRDNLRERDERNERFERRSFGRDYSDRERERDRDRATERNDRNHQSERDKDRGRERRFSNDRRRTYSENRSDADEPEWFSSGPTSQHDTIELRGFEDIPEEKAVNNNNSNTKNKKQTPVQKKRGKKNSLEKDEKQNENSTGPKGRSTPTTMDQSLNVVVAPHSPISEQNESSSLVQKTNHDSNVSAMTEQSCETTDNSSTINQNQEDSHPDFNLDEFLKSDTFPGVPGLLTNGVGSNGGSCSRFSQWFKRESPVQQVDSRRTSIQDDILNNLLNDITEPNIQIPSVTESNTYFAPISPANTTTTNNTTSNTTSVKLLEMLQRGNKSSQNGQGDAANTVIPMMKSSSIKDMEVGGKIVHSLEELEARMRGGVPPPTSSTDQPHVNKTEEDLSAFKKLLAQVTGGQAIPAANGPISQKQPVTLIQLLNSQLKTQPIAPQQSVPEPMHTTTFNHVGSIGPTQHPHQAQMQHENLMKVLQIQQQQKQHHQQQQHSDMLSMMMGGQRMLGMSPVPPEMQIMLSNAPTSQELLQRPEAQAIIQGLQQGEITRQHLIQQLQNPAMQHRHREVLVNILKMYGGTTPRTISPHPSAPTPQDHILQQMLYQQQQQRIPSPMNNAYCPPSIISPNLTASPSTLTVQHPVMQHRVPSPREIVMHAQSIMQSALIKKKLEEQRENFRKRQDQQQQQQQQQAQQRASSPVNSPAKQTMSPTPLAFTPTSVLRKMTADKEPEGNSNDPSKLGTQSQTSQMQQMQSAVQLLTQGVLSRHNTLRPQSVQSTWSNPTIKQHPGRPIVKGGGGGGGNGGNQFQYGGNSDFQQQQQQQQQQHRTVSSVYGNPARSKHTMTSSIAHHNVPQYNVAQNSMINQRSNSMNNQMKIQQAPSHLANMQHQPPQQQQRILNSQMQMVLNQNYNSSRADGRVMRSQQLNMPVGRQASPGLGYVGSNGGDLSPTSNQLARWFSPELLAQARAGKLPELVQTNVLSLEELERLQHASTTVHN; encoded by the exons atgaaGCTAGACACACGCGGTGTTATTAGTTCGAATTGGTATCGTCGACCACGAAAACGTCCGCTGGTAGGACCCACAGGGTCTCCTCTCCTAGACGCGACTTTAGCTGTGCAAACTAGAGCTTTTCGATGGTTTCGCAAAAATAAATCTGTCAACATTACAAAGCGAGTCACATTTC gAGATGAAGCAATTATATCTATGTCGGTAGCCGGGGAAGTAACCGACACTTCAATTATGGAAGTAGGCCGTTCAAGACCTCAATTCCAATATTCCCGG GAGGAATTAATGCTGATAAAGAGTTTGCCATTATCTAAGAGGAGACCTGATTTCTTAGATACCTCATATAACaa ttcgCGTGGTGTGTGGGATCCTGAACGTTGGCATTCGGGTAGGAAGCGAAGCGATACACCACCGAAAGATGAAAGAACTGGACGTGGTGATCAAGTTACTGAAAATCATAACAAACGTCGCAATGGAGATCCACGTGAACGAATTCGTAAGGAACAAGATGGAATAGTATTGAGTCCTCAACGTAGAAGTTTTAATTCAGGTTGTTTTGTCAACGTGAATCAACCTTCGAATCGACGTCCTGAAAGTCCAATAGGAAAAACAGAG gtTAGCCATAGAGAACCTGTTCGACGAATAGGAAGCGGTAGAATTTTAACTCGCGATATATGGGACTTTAGACCAGAGAATGAGAAATTAGAACCTGCTTTTCGATCTGGAGCAGGTGGTACTTCTATGCGTGATCGTGATAACAGGGATATTCGTGATGGAAAAGATCGAGAGaatgcgagagaaagagatcgtGATCGCGATAATTTGCGTGAACGAGATGAGAGAAACGAACGGTTCGAAAGACGATCTTTTGGTCGTGATTATAGtgatagagaaagagaacgaGATCGAGATAGAGCAACTGAACGAAATGATCGTAATCATCAATCGGAACGTGATAAAGATCGCGGTCGCGAACGAAGATTTAGTAATGATCGTAGACGAACTTATAGCGAAAATCGTAGTGATGCGGATGAACCAGAATGGTTTAGTTCTGGACCAACATCTCAACATGATACTATTGAATTAAGAGGTTTTGAAGATATCCCTGAAGAAAAAGCGGTGAACAATAACAATAgcaatactaaaaataaaaaacaaactcCAGTTCAGAAAAAGcgcggaaagaaaaattcattggaaaaagatgaaaagcaaaatgaaaattcaacaGGTCCGAAAGGACGAAGTACACCGACTACGATGGATCAATCTTTAAATGTTGTAGTCGCGCCCCATTCGCCGATTTCAGAACAAAATGAATCATCATCTCTTGTACAAAAAACTAATCACGATTCTAATGTGAGTGCCATGACTGAACAAAGTTGTGAGACAACGGATAATTCTAGTACCATTAATCAAAACCAAGAGGATAGTCATCCTGATTTCAAtcttgatgaatttttaaaatctgataCATTCCCTGGCGTACCTGGGCTTTTAAct aatggaGTCGGTTCAAATGGAGGTTCTTGTTCCCGATTTAGTCAATGGTTTAAAAGAGAAAGTCCAGTTCAACAAGTGGATAGTCGTAGAACTTCTATACAGgatgatatattgaataatcttCTTAATGATATTACTGAgccaaatattcaaattccgTCAGTGACAGAATCTAATACATATTTTGCTCCCATTTCTCCTGCTaatacaacaacaacaaataaTACTACATCTAACACTACTAGCGTAAAATTGCTAGAAATGCTGCAGCGTGGAAACAAATCAAGTCAGAATGGACAAGGAGATGCAGCTAATACTGTCATACCAATGATGAAAAGTTCATCCATTAAAGATATGG aaGTTGGTGGAAAAATTGTGCATAGTCTTGAAGAATTAGAAGCACGTATGCGGGGTGGCGTTCCCCCACCTACTTCTTCGACTGATCAACCTCATGTAAATAAGACTGAAGAAGATCTCTCTGCGTTTAAAAAAttg ctTGCTCAAGTAACTGGAGGACAGGCTATACCAGCGGCAAACGGTCCTATTTCACAAAAACAACCTGTAACACTCATACAA TTACTTAACTCACAACTGAAAACACAACCAATTGCTCCCCAACAGTCAGTTCCGGAACCAATGCATACTACAACATTTAATCATGTTGGTTCTATTGGGCCAACTCAACATCCACATCAGGCACAAATGCaacatgaaaatttaatgaaagtatTACAGATTCAA caaCAACAGAAACAACATCATCAACAACAACAGCATTCAGATATGTTATCTATGATGATGGGTGGTCAACGAATGTTAGGTATGAGTCCCGTTCCTCCGGAAATGCAAATAATGTTGAGTAATGCTCCAACAAGTCAGGAACTTCTCCAAAGACCGGAAGCTCAAGCAATTATTCAAGGTCTACAACAAGGAGAAATAACTAGACAACATCTTATACAACAATTACAG AATCCAGCCATGCAACATCGTCACAGGGAAGTCttagtaaatattttgaaaatgtatgGTGGCACTACGCCGCGTACTATAAGTCCGCATCCTAGTGCACCTACACCTCAAGATCATATTTTGCAACAAATGTTATatcagcagcaacaacaaagGATTCCATCTCCTATGAATAATG CTTATTGTCCACCTTCAATAATATCTCCAAATTTGACTGCTAGTCCCAGTACATTAACAGTACAGCATCCag tgATGCAGCATAGGGTTCCTTCACCGCGGGAAATTGTTATGCATGCTCAATCTATAATGCAAAGTgctttaattaagaaaaagttgGAGGAACAACGTGAAAACTTCCGAAAGCGACAAGatcaacaacaacagcaacaacaacaacaagctCAACAAAGAGCATCAAGTCCTGTTAACTCACCAGCAAAACAAACTATGAGTCCAACACCACTTGCTTTTACTCCGACATCAGTGTTACGTAAAATGACTGCCGATAAGGAACCTGAGG gtaATAGTAATGATCCATCGAAATTGGGAACTCAATCACAAACATCTCAAATGCAACAAATGCAATCTGCAGTTCAATTGTTAACACAAGGAGTTCTTTCTCGACATAATACTTTACGACCACAGTCTGTTCAATCTACTTGGTCAAATCCAACTATAAAACAACATCCAg GTCGACCTATAGTAaaaggtggtggtggtggtggtggtaatGGTGGTAATCAATTCCAATACGGTGGAAACTCAGATTtccaacagcagcagcaacaacaacagcaacaacataGAACGGTTTCAAGCGTGTATGGTAATCCTGCACGCTCCAAACATACTATGACTAGTTCCATAGCACATCATAATGTTCCACAATACAATGTTGCTcaaaattcaatgataaatcAGAGGTCGAATAGTATGAATAATCAAATGAAGATACAACAAGCTCCATCACATCTAGCTAATATGCAACATCAACCACCGCAGCAACAACAACGGATTCTTAATTCACAAATGCAAATGGTCTTAAATCAAAACTATAACTCCAGTCGTGCag atGGGCGAGTAATGCGGTCGCAGCAATTGAATATGCCCGTAGGTCGGCAAGCATCACCAGGTTTAGGATACGTGGGTAGCAATGGTGGAGATCTTTCACCAACTTCAAATCAGTTGGCACGATGGTTTAGTCCAGAACTTCTTGCACAAGCTCGAGCTGGTAAGCTACCAGAGCTTGTCCAGACAAATGTTTTATCATTGGAGGAATTAGAAAGACTTCAACATGCATCAACTACAGTGcataattag
- the LOC108002448 gene encoding eukaryotic translation initiation factor 4E transporter isoform X8, with protein sequence MSQESVTNDKQLSTSKDKGDEAIISMSVAGEVTDTSIMEVGRSRPQFQYSREELMLIKSLPLSKRRPDFLDTSYNNSRGVWDPERWHSGRKRSDTPPKDERTGRGDQVTENHNKRRNGDPRERIRKEQDGIVLSPQRRSFNSGCFVNVNQPSNRRPESPIGKTEVSHREPVRRIGSGRILTRDIWDFRPENEKLEPAFRSGAGGTSMRDRDNRDIRDGKDRENARERDRDRDNLRERDERNERFERRSFGRDYSDRERERDRDRATERNDRNHQSERDKDRGRERRFSNDRRRTYSENRSDADEPEWFSSGPTSQHDTIELRGFEDIPEEKAVNNNNSNTKNKKQTPVQKKRGKKNSLEKDEKQNENSTGPKGRSTPTTMDQSLNVVVAPHSPISEQNESSSLVQKTNHDSNVSAMTEQSCETTDNSSTINQNQEDSHPDFNLDEFLKSDTFPGVPGLLTNGVGSNGGSCSRFSQWFKRESPVQQVDSRRTSIQDDILNNLLNDITEPNIQIPSVTESNTYFAPISPANTTTTNNTTSNTTSVKLLEMLQRGNKSSQNGQGDAANTVIPMMKSSSIKDMVGGKIVHSLEELEARMRGGVPPPTSSTDQPHVNKTEEDLSAFKKLLAQVTGGQAIPAANGPISQKQPVTLIQLLNSQLKTQPIAPQQSVPEPMHTTTFNHVGSIGPTQHPHQAQMQHENLMKVLQIQQQQKQHHQQQQHSDMLSMMMGGQRMLGMSPVPPEMQIMLSNAPTSQELLQRPEAQAIIQGLQQGEITRQHLIQQLQNPAMQHRHREVLVNILKMYGGTTPRTISPHPSAPTPQDHILQQMLYQQQQQRIPSPMNNVMQHRVPSPREIVMHAQSIMQSALIKKKLEEQRENFRKRQDQQQQQQQQQAQQRASSPVNSPAKQTMSPTPLAFTPTSVLRKMTADKEPEGNSNDPSKLGTQSQTSQMQQMQSAVQLLTQGVLSRHNTLRPQSVQSTWSNPTIKQHPGRPIVKGGGGGGGNGGNQFQYGGNSDFQQQQQQQQQQHRTVSSVYGNPARSKHTMTSSIAHHNVPQYNVAQNSMINQRSNSMNNQMKIQQAPSHLANMQHQPPQQQQRILNSQMQMVLNQNYNSSRADGRVMRSQQLNMPVGRQASPGLGYVGSNGGDLSPTSNQLARWFSPELLAQARAGKLPELVQTNVLSLEELERLQHASTTVHN encoded by the exons ATGTCTCAGGAATCTGTGACAAATGACAAACAACTATCAACTTCCAAAGATAAAG gAGATGAAGCAATTATATCTATGTCGGTAGCCGGGGAAGTAACCGACACTTCAATTATGGAAGTAGGCCGTTCAAGACCTCAATTCCAATATTCCCGG GAGGAATTAATGCTGATAAAGAGTTTGCCATTATCTAAGAGGAGACCTGATTTCTTAGATACCTCATATAACaa ttcgCGTGGTGTGTGGGATCCTGAACGTTGGCATTCGGGTAGGAAGCGAAGCGATACACCACCGAAAGATGAAAGAACTGGACGTGGTGATCAAGTTACTGAAAATCATAACAAACGTCGCAATGGAGATCCACGTGAACGAATTCGTAAGGAACAAGATGGAATAGTATTGAGTCCTCAACGTAGAAGTTTTAATTCAGGTTGTTTTGTCAACGTGAATCAACCTTCGAATCGACGTCCTGAAAGTCCAATAGGAAAAACAGAG gtTAGCCATAGAGAACCTGTTCGACGAATAGGAAGCGGTAGAATTTTAACTCGCGATATATGGGACTTTAGACCAGAGAATGAGAAATTAGAACCTGCTTTTCGATCTGGAGCAGGTGGTACTTCTATGCGTGATCGTGATAACAGGGATATTCGTGATGGAAAAGATCGAGAGaatgcgagagaaagagatcgtGATCGCGATAATTTGCGTGAACGAGATGAGAGAAACGAACGGTTCGAAAGACGATCTTTTGGTCGTGATTATAGtgatagagaaagagaacgaGATCGAGATAGAGCAACTGAACGAAATGATCGTAATCATCAATCGGAACGTGATAAAGATCGCGGTCGCGAACGAAGATTTAGTAATGATCGTAGACGAACTTATAGCGAAAATCGTAGTGATGCGGATGAACCAGAATGGTTTAGTTCTGGACCAACATCTCAACATGATACTATTGAATTAAGAGGTTTTGAAGATATCCCTGAAGAAAAAGCGGTGAACAATAACAATAgcaatactaaaaataaaaaacaaactcCAGTTCAGAAAAAGcgcggaaagaaaaattcattggaaaaagatgaaaagcaaaatgaaaattcaacaGGTCCGAAAGGACGAAGTACACCGACTACGATGGATCAATCTTTAAATGTTGTAGTCGCGCCCCATTCGCCGATTTCAGAACAAAATGAATCATCATCTCTTGTACAAAAAACTAATCACGATTCTAATGTGAGTGCCATGACTGAACAAAGTTGTGAGACAACGGATAATTCTAGTACCATTAATCAAAACCAAGAGGATAGTCATCCTGATTTCAAtcttgatgaatttttaaaatctgataCATTCCCTGGCGTACCTGGGCTTTTAAct aatggaGTCGGTTCAAATGGAGGTTCTTGTTCCCGATTTAGTCAATGGTTTAAAAGAGAAAGTCCAGTTCAACAAGTGGATAGTCGTAGAACTTCTATACAGgatgatatattgaataatcttCTTAATGATATTACTGAgccaaatattcaaattccgTCAGTGACAGAATCTAATACATATTTTGCTCCCATTTCTCCTGCTaatacaacaacaacaaataaTACTACATCTAACACTACTAGCGTAAAATTGCTAGAAATGCTGCAGCGTGGAAACAAATCAAGTCAGAATGGACAAGGAGATGCAGCTAATACTGTCATACCAATGATGAAAAGTTCATCCATTAAAGATATGG TTGGTGGAAAAATTGTGCATAGTCTTGAAGAATTAGAAGCACGTATGCGGGGTGGCGTTCCCCCACCTACTTCTTCGACTGATCAACCTCATGTAAATAAGACTGAAGAAGATCTCTCTGCGTTTAAAAAAttg ctTGCTCAAGTAACTGGAGGACAGGCTATACCAGCGGCAAACGGTCCTATTTCACAAAAACAACCTGTAACACTCATACAA TTACTTAACTCACAACTGAAAACACAACCAATTGCTCCCCAACAGTCAGTTCCGGAACCAATGCATACTACAACATTTAATCATGTTGGTTCTATTGGGCCAACTCAACATCCACATCAGGCACAAATGCaacatgaaaatttaatgaaagtatTACAGATTCAA caaCAACAGAAACAACATCATCAACAACAACAGCATTCAGATATGTTATCTATGATGATGGGTGGTCAACGAATGTTAGGTATGAGTCCCGTTCCTCCGGAAATGCAAATAATGTTGAGTAATGCTCCAACAAGTCAGGAACTTCTCCAAAGACCGGAAGCTCAAGCAATTATTCAAGGTCTACAACAAGGAGAAATAACTAGACAACATCTTATACAACAATTACAG AATCCAGCCATGCAACATCGTCACAGGGAAGTCttagtaaatattttgaaaatgtatgGTGGCACTACGCCGCGTACTATAAGTCCGCATCCTAGTGCACCTACACCTCAAGATCATATTTTGCAACAAATGTTATatcagcagcaacaacaaagGATTCCATCTCCTATGAATAATG tgATGCAGCATAGGGTTCCTTCACCGCGGGAAATTGTTATGCATGCTCAATCTATAATGCAAAGTgctttaattaagaaaaagttgGAGGAACAACGTGAAAACTTCCGAAAGCGACAAGatcaacaacaacagcaacaacaacaacaagctCAACAAAGAGCATCAAGTCCTGTTAACTCACCAGCAAAACAAACTATGAGTCCAACACCACTTGCTTTTACTCCGACATCAGTGTTACGTAAAATGACTGCCGATAAGGAACCTGAGG gtaATAGTAATGATCCATCGAAATTGGGAACTCAATCACAAACATCTCAAATGCAACAAATGCAATCTGCAGTTCAATTGTTAACACAAGGAGTTCTTTCTCGACATAATACTTTACGACCACAGTCTGTTCAATCTACTTGGTCAAATCCAACTATAAAACAACATCCAg GTCGACCTATAGTAaaaggtggtggtggtggtggtggtaatGGTGGTAATCAATTCCAATACGGTGGAAACTCAGATTtccaacagcagcagcaacaacaacagcaacaacataGAACGGTTTCAAGCGTGTATGGTAATCCTGCACGCTCCAAACATACTATGACTAGTTCCATAGCACATCATAATGTTCCACAATACAATGTTGCTcaaaattcaatgataaatcAGAGGTCGAATAGTATGAATAATCAAATGAAGATACAACAAGCTCCATCACATCTAGCTAATATGCAACATCAACCACCGCAGCAACAACAACGGATTCTTAATTCACAAATGCAAATGGTCTTAAATCAAAACTATAACTCCAGTCGTGCag atGGGCGAGTAATGCGGTCGCAGCAATTGAATATGCCCGTAGGTCGGCAAGCATCACCAGGTTTAGGATACGTGGGTAGCAATGGTGGAGATCTTTCACCAACTTCAAATCAGTTGGCACGATGGTTTAGTCCAGAACTTCTTGCACAAGCTCGAGCTGGTAAGCTACCAGAGCTTGTCCAGACAAATGTTTTATCATTGGAGGAATTAGAAAGACTTCAACATGCATCAACTACAGTGcataattag